The following are encoded in a window of Staphylococcus piscifermentans genomic DNA:
- the ccpA gene encoding catabolite control protein A: MTVTIYDVAREARVSMATVSRVVNGNQNVKPETRDKVNAVIKKLNYRPNAVARGLASKKTTTVGVIIPDISNVYYSQLARGLEDIATMYKYHSIISNSDNDPAKAKEIFNNLLSKQVDGIIFLGGTLDEELEQMIETSSVPVVVSGTSDDDESIASVNINYKQAAIEVTEHLIETGAKQFAFVGGNNSEKAEADVLAGLIEVLEKHDLSLKDEMKFTGKETYKDGVNAFETISQYQPDAILSISDEQAIGIVHSALDANVQIPEDLQVVSFNNTRLVEMVRPQLSSVIQPLYDIGAVGMRLLTKYMNNEEISDSNVILPYRIEYRGTTR, encoded by the coding sequence ATGACCGTTACTATATATGACGTTGCAAGAGAAGCACGAGTATCCATGGCGACAGTGTCTCGTGTTGTAAATGGCAACCAAAATGTGAAACCAGAAACCAGAGATAAAGTTAACGCAGTCATTAAAAAGTTAAATTATAGACCTAATGCGGTTGCTAGAGGTCTAGCAAGCAAGAAAACAACAACAGTTGGGGTAATTATACCGGATATTTCAAATGTCTATTACTCTCAATTAGCACGTGGTTTGGAAGATATTGCGACAATGTATAAATATCATTCAATCATTTCAAATTCTGATAATGATCCCGCAAAAGCTAAAGAGATTTTTAATAATCTGCTTAGCAAACAAGTGGATGGCATTATCTTCTTAGGCGGTACATTAGATGAAGAACTTGAACAAATGATTGAAACTTCTTCAGTACCTGTAGTTGTGTCTGGAACAAGTGATGATGATGAAAGTATTGCTTCTGTAAATATTAATTATAAACAAGCAGCTATTGAAGTTACTGAACATTTAATTGAAACAGGTGCAAAGCAATTTGCATTTGTTGGAGGAAATAATTCAGAGAAAGCTGAAGCAGATGTTTTAGCAGGTTTAATCGAAGTGCTTGAAAAACATGATTTATCATTGAAAGATGAAATGAAATTTACAGGTAAAGAAACATATAAAGATGGTGTGAATGCATTTGAAACTATATCACAGTATCAACCAGATGCCATTTTATCAATTAGTGATGAGCAAGCAATCGGTATAGTGCATTCAGCTTTAGATGCAAATGTTCAAATTCCAGAAGATTTGCAAGTCGTCAGCTTTAATAATACACGACTTGTAGAAATGGTTCGTCCGCAATTATCAAGTGTCATCCAACCGCTATATGATATTGGTGCTGTAGGTATGCGTTTATTAACAAAATATATGAACAATGAAGAAATTTCAGATTCAAATGTTATCTTACCTTATCGAATCGAATATCGTGGTACAACACGTTAA
- the murC gene encoding UDP-N-acetylmuramate--L-alanine ligase, with the protein MTHYHFVGIKGSGMSSLAQIMHDLGHEVQGSDIDQYVFTEKALRNKGIKILSFNPDNIEKGMTVIQGNAFSDTHEEIVRAHELGLEVIDYPTFLGHVIEQYISIAVTGAHGKTSTTGLLSHVMNGDKRTSFLIGDGTGLGIPQSEFFAFEACEYRRHFLSYHPDYAIMTNIDFDHPDYFKDVDDVTSAFQEMAHNVKKGIVAWGKDEHLRKIKADVPIYYYGLEKDEDIYADNIQITENGTQFDVYIDGKYFDQFLSPQYGDHNILNTLAVIMVCHLEGLDIENIKEALETFGGVKRRFNETKLHNQVLVDDYAHHPREINATIETARKKYPNKEVIAVFQPHTFSRTKAFLEEFADSLSKADRVFLCDIFGSIREHDGSLTIQDLIDRIPGAQLIGEKNVNILNEFDNAVILFMGAGDIQKIERAYMEQNGVTNEF; encoded by the coding sequence ATGACACACTATCATTTTGTCGGAATTAAAGGTTCCGGAATGAGTTCTTTGGCTCAGATTATGCATGATTTGGGTCATGAAGTACAAGGTTCCGACATAGACCAATATGTGTTCACAGAAAAAGCATTAAGAAATAAAGGAATAAAAATATTATCATTTAACCCTGATAATATAGAAAAAGGGATGACTGTAATTCAAGGGAATGCCTTTTCAGATACACATGAAGAGATTGTTCGTGCTCATGAGTTAGGATTGGAAGTGATTGATTATCCAACATTCTTAGGCCACGTTATTGAACAATACATTTCAATCGCCGTTACAGGGGCGCATGGCAAGACATCTACGACTGGTCTGTTATCTCATGTAATGAATGGTGATAAAAGAACTTCTTTCTTAATCGGAGATGGCACAGGATTAGGAATTCCGCAAAGTGAATTTTTTGCCTTTGAAGCTTGTGAATATCGACGTCATTTCTTAAGCTATCATCCTGATTACGCAATTATGACTAATATTGACTTTGATCATCCTGACTACTTTAAAGATGTAGATGATGTGACAAGTGCCTTTCAAGAGATGGCGCACAATGTGAAAAAAGGTATAGTAGCTTGGGGTAAAGATGAGCATTTACGTAAAATTAAAGCAGATGTTCCGATTTATTACTATGGTTTAGAAAAAGATGAAGATATTTATGCAGATAATATTCAAATTACAGAAAATGGAACACAATTTGATGTATATATTGATGGTAAATATTTTGATCAGTTCTTATCACCTCAATACGGAGACCATAATATCTTAAATACTTTAGCAGTTATCATGGTATGTCACTTAGAAGGACTCGATATTGAGAATATCAAAGAAGCATTAGAAACATTTGGAGGGGTAAAAAGACGCTTCAATGAAACAAAGTTACATAATCAAGTATTAGTTGACGATTATGCCCACCATCCACGTGAAATTAATGCTACAATTGAGACAGCAAGAAAAAAATATCCAAACAAAGAAGTCATTGCTGTTTTTCAACCTCATACTTTTTCAAGAACTAAAGCTTTCTTAGAAGAATTTGCAGACAGCTTGAGCAAAGCTGATCGTGTCTTCTTATGTGATATCTTTGGTTCTATCAGAGAACATGATGGCAGCTTGACTATCCAAGATTTAATTGACCGCATTCCAGGGGCTCAATTAATCGGCGAAAAAAATGTAAATATATTGAATGAATTTGATAATGCTGTTATTTTATTTATGGGTGCTGGAGATATTCAAAAAATCGAACGCGCTTATATGGAGCAAAATGGCGTAACAAATGAATTTTAA
- a CDS encoding GNAT family N-acetyltransferase: MEHIKTYVRQDYTRNGEKYVIEGPVPREKLETFNYDDGLDAFRKPIEQFEAIQEISELPEGRIYVLRKADTIVGYVTYHYPDPLERWSTGNLPYLVELGAIEVALPYRGTGLGSELIKQSLSEDEFEDYIILTTEYYWHWDLKNSKLDVYEYKKLMQNLMAQGGLEIFATDDPEITGHPANCLMARIGSRISLDQIKAFDDVRFMNRFFY; encoded by the coding sequence ATGGAACATATCAAAACGTATGTAAGGCAAGATTACACTCGCAACGGTGAAAAGTATGTCATTGAAGGTCCTGTACCGCGCGAAAAACTGGAAACATTTAATTATGATGATGGGCTCGATGCATTCAGGAAGCCTATAGAACAATTTGAAGCAATACAAGAAATTAGCGAGCTGCCTGAAGGTCGCATTTATGTATTACGCAAAGCAGATACGATTGTCGGTTATGTAACTTACCACTATCCAGATCCTCTAGAACGTTGGTCAACGGGAAATTTGCCTTACCTAGTAGAGCTTGGCGCTATTGAAGTGGCACTTCCCTATCGTGGAACAGGTCTCGGAAGTGAATTAATTAAACAAAGCTTAAGTGAAGATGAATTCGAAGATTATATTATTTTAACAACTGAATATTATTGGCATTGGGATTTGAAAAATTCTAAATTAGATGTATATGAATATAAAAAGTTAATGCAGAACTTAATGGCACAAGGAGGTTTAGAAATTTTTGCGACAGATGATCCGGAAATTACCGGACATCCTGCGAATTGTTTAATGGCAAGAATTGGTTCACGCATCTCTTTAGATCAAATTAAAGCATTTGACGATGTGCGCTTTATGAACCGCTTTTTCTACTAA
- a CDS encoding biosynthetic peptidoglycan transglycosylase: MERPQPGQSATSKSLILFEVWYKRIKYFFVGIFVIILLVFSLAFGLLFGFFMSMTTHSENMTDTHLRALVLKVPGDEQINYKKKDFLQQYDASLNPLLVGPESVNAKIPKALVASEDSLYYKHDGILPKALLRAIFQDIFRTEASSGGSTITQQVIKNQVLNNEKTYNRKANEIVLALKLERIMSKEEIMYIYLNIVPFGRDYNGDNITGIASASYSLFGKPPSDVNLPEAAYLIGLVQSPYTYTPYYDDGTLKKDSDLEISLRRQHYVLWRMKVEGVITEKEFHKAEQFNIKTHLMTKRP; the protein is encoded by the coding sequence ATGGAAAGACCGCAACCTGGACAATCTGCCACTTCCAAATCACTCATATTATTTGAGGTTTGGTATAAGCGGATTAAATATTTCTTTGTAGGTATATTTGTCATTATATTACTCGTCTTTAGTTTAGCATTTGGTCTTTTATTTGGTTTTTTTATGAGTATGACCACGCATTCTGAAAATATGACAGATACTCATTTACGTGCACTCGTCTTAAAGGTGCCAGGTGATGAACAAATCAATTATAAAAAGAAAGACTTTTTACAGCAGTATGATGCATCGTTAAACCCTTTATTAGTCGGACCAGAAAGCGTCAATGCGAAGATACCTAAAGCATTAGTAGCTTCAGAGGATTCTCTATATTATAAACACGACGGTATATTGCCAAAAGCGCTTTTAAGAGCCATATTCCAAGATATCTTTCGTACTGAAGCTTCTTCAGGCGGTAGTACTATTACACAACAAGTTATTAAAAACCAAGTGCTTAATAATGAGAAGACTTATAATCGCAAGGCCAATGAAATCGTCCTTGCCTTGAAACTTGAACGGATTATGTCCAAGGAAGAAATTATGTATATTTATTTAAACATCGTTCCTTTTGGCCGAGATTACAACGGTGATAATATAACTGGCATTGCTTCAGCATCTTATAGTTTATTCGGCAAACCGCCAAGTGATGTTAATTTACCCGAAGCAGCTTATCTGATTGGATTAGTCCAAAGCCCCTATACGTATACGCCTTATTATGATGATGGCACCTTGAAGAAGGACTCCGATTTAGAGATTAGCTTAAGAAGACAGCATTACGTATTATGGCGCATGAAAGTCGAAGGTGTCATCACTGAAAAAGAATTCCATAAAGCTGAACAGTTCAATATTAAAACGCATCTAATGACAAAAAGACCCTGA
- the acsA gene encoding acetate--CoA ligase, with the protein MKVDVYKGGEGNYNLQDYEEAYNNFDWKEVEKEFSWYETGKVNMAYECIDRHVDNGKGDKTALNYKDAQRQESYTFKEMQDYSNKAANVLKDKAKVEKGDRVFIFMPRTPELYFALFGILKIGAIVGPLFEAFMEKAVTDRLENSDAKVIVTTKDLLERIPQDKLPNLETIVVVDDDDVDAQYVDFKKDLQEASDQFDIEWLDREDGLILHYTSGSTGQPKGVLHVQDAMILQYISGKYVLDLQEDDIYWCTADPGWVTGTSYGIFAPWLNGVTNCIAGGRFSPEAWYGMIEEFKVTVWYTAPTALRMLMSAGDDVVKKYDLSSLREVLSVGEPLNPEVIKWAKEVLGHTVLDTWWMTETGGHMIVNYPSMDVKLGSMGKPLPGIEAAIIDDQGNVLPPNRMGNLAIKKGWPSMMRKIWKNPEKYNSYFIGDWYVSGDSAYQDEDGYFWFQGRVDDVIMTAGERVGPFEVESKLVEHPAVSEAGVIGKPDPVRGEIIKAFVALNPGYEPDDELKEDIRQFVKTGLSGHAAPREIEFKDKLPKTRSGKIMRRVLKAWELDLPEGDLSTMED; encoded by the coding sequence ATGAAAGTCGATGTATACAAAGGGGGAGAAGGTAATTATAACCTTCAAGATTACGAAGAAGCATACAACAACTTTGATTGGAAAGAAGTAGAAAAGGAATTTTCTTGGTATGAAACTGGCAAAGTGAATATGGCTTACGAATGTATTGACCGTCATGTCGATAATGGCAAAGGTGATAAAACAGCATTGAATTATAAAGATGCGCAACGTCAAGAAAGTTACACTTTCAAAGAAATGCAAGACTACTCAAATAAAGCAGCCAATGTTTTGAAAGATAAAGCAAAGGTTGAAAAAGGTGATCGCGTATTTATCTTTATGCCGAGAACACCAGAATTATACTTTGCATTATTCGGTATTTTAAAGATTGGCGCGATTGTTGGACCATTGTTTGAAGCATTTATGGAAAAAGCAGTTACTGACCGTTTAGAAAATAGCGATGCTAAAGTAATAGTGACTACTAAAGACTTGTTAGAACGCATTCCTCAAGATAAATTACCAAATTTAGAAACGATTGTGGTAGTAGATGATGATGATGTGGATGCTCAATATGTAGATTTCAAAAAAGATTTACAAGAAGCAAGCGATCAATTTGATATTGAATGGCTAGATAGAGAAGACGGTTTGATTCTACATTATACATCTGGTTCTACAGGACAACCAAAAGGGGTCTTGCATGTTCAAGATGCTATGATATTACAATATATTTCTGGTAAATATGTGTTGGATTTGCAAGAAGACGACATTTATTGGTGTACAGCTGACCCAGGCTGGGTAACAGGAACATCATATGGAATCTTTGCACCTTGGCTGAACGGTGTAACTAACTGTATTGCAGGAGGTAGATTCTCGCCAGAAGCTTGGTACGGCATGATTGAAGAATTTAAAGTAACAGTTTGGTATACAGCTCCGACAGCTTTGCGGATGTTGATGAGTGCTGGGGACGATGTAGTTAAAAAATATGATTTGTCTTCGTTACGTGAGGTCCTATCTGTAGGTGAACCATTAAATCCTGAAGTTATTAAATGGGCGAAAGAAGTCTTAGGTCATACTGTATTAGATACATGGTGGATGACAGAAACTGGCGGCCATATGATAGTGAATTATCCTTCTATGGACGTTAAATTAGGTTCAATGGGTAAACCGCTTCCAGGTATTGAAGCGGCCATTATAGATGACCAAGGCAATGTCTTGCCGCCTAACCGCATGGGCAACTTAGCGATTAAAAAAGGCTGGCCTTCTATGATGCGCAAGATTTGGAAAAATCCTGAGAAATATAATTCTTACTTTATCGGAGATTGGTATGTTTCAGGAGATTCTGCATATCAAGACGAAGATGGATATTTCTGGTTCCAAGGACGTGTGGATGACGTTATCATGACAGCCGGAGAACGTGTCGGTCCATTTGAAGTTGAATCTAAACTAGTAGAACATCCAGCAGTATCTGAAGCGGGTGTTATAGGTAAACCAGATCCAGTCCGTGGAGAAATTATTAAAGCCTTTGTTGCTTTAAATCCTGGTTATGAGCCGGATGATGAATTGAAAGAAGATATTCGTCAATTTGTGAAGACTGGTTTATCTGGTCATGCTGCACCAAGAGAAATTGAATTTAAAGATAAACTTCCGAAGACACGCTCTGGTAAGATTATGAGACGTGTGCTTAAAGCTTGGGAACTCGATTTACCAGAAGGCGATTTAAGTACAATGGAAGACTAA
- a CDS encoding bifunctional 3-deoxy-7-phosphoheptulonate synthase/chorismate mutase, with protein sequence MNKLEQYRNEIENINEQILDLFVKRGELAQKIGEEKRKQGTKVYDPEREKVMLNALIEKNNGPFNDNVIKQLFKEIFKASTDLQKADHEKHLIVSRKLKPEDTIVQFDNGGVIGDGNKSFIFGPCSVESQEQVDKVAADLQNKGLKFIRGGAFKPRTSPYDFQGLGLEGLKILKNVKDKYNLNVVSEIVSPADFELADEYLDVFQIGARNMQNFELLKEAGRTNKPVLLKRGMSATIEEFIFAAEYIASQGNSNIILCERGIRTYEKATRNTLDISAVPILKQGTHLPVMVDVTHSTGRKDIMLPTAKAALAVGADGVMAEVHPDPAVALSDSGQQMDLEQFDKFYNELKPLADMYDNNQLR encoded by the coding sequence ATGAATAAGTTGGAACAGTACAGAAATGAAATCGAGAACATTAATGAACAAATTTTAGACCTTTTTGTAAAACGTGGTGAACTCGCACAAAAAATCGGGGAAGAAAAGCGTAAGCAGGGAACAAAGGTATATGATCCTGAACGCGAAAAAGTAATGTTGAATGCATTAATTGAGAAAAATAATGGTCCATTTAACGACAATGTAATTAAACAATTATTTAAAGAAATTTTTAAAGCATCCACAGATTTACAAAAAGCTGATCATGAGAAACATCTTATTGTCTCTAGAAAATTAAAACCTGAAGACACAATTGTACAATTTGATAATGGCGGTGTCATCGGTGATGGAAATAAATCGTTTATTTTCGGCCCTTGTTCAGTAGAATCCCAAGAACAAGTTGATAAAGTTGCTGCTGATTTGCAAAACAAAGGCTTGAAATTTATTCGTGGAGGTGCATTCAAACCTCGTACATCACCATATGATTTCCAAGGTTTAGGATTAGAAGGATTAAAAATTCTTAAAAATGTTAAAGATAAATACAATTTAAATGTAGTCAGTGAAATTGTATCGCCAGCAGATTTTGAATTAGCAGATGAATACTTGGATGTTTTCCAAATTGGTGCACGCAATATGCAAAACTTTGAATTGTTGAAAGAAGCAGGGCGTACGAACAAACCAGTGTTATTGAAACGTGGTATGTCAGCGACTATCGAAGAATTTATTTTTGCAGCTGAGTACATCGCTTCTCAAGGTAACAGTAATATCATTTTATGTGAACGTGGTATCAGAACTTACGAAAAAGCCACACGTAACACATTGGATATTTCAGCTGTACCTATTTTAAAACAAGGTACACATTTACCGGTAATGGTAGACGTTACACATAGCACAGGACGCAAAGATATTATGTTGCCGACAGCAAAAGCTGCTTTAGCAGTTGGAGCAGATGGCGTAATGGCAGAAGTACATCCTGATCCAGCAGTTGCATTAAGTGACAGCGGACAACAAATGGACTTAGAACAATTCGATAAATTCTATAATGAATTAAAACCACTAGCAGATATGTACGATAATAATCAATTACGTTAA
- a CDS encoding formate--tetrahydrofolate ligase has translation MTHLSDLDIANQATIQPITEIAEKIGIPEDALEQYGHYKAKIDINKLKDNGEKGKVVLVTAMSPTPAGEGKSTVTVGLADAFHELGENVMMALREPALGPVFGIKGGATGGGYAQVLPMEDINLHFNGDFHAITTANNALAAFIDNHIHQGNELGIDQRRIEWKRVLDMNDRELRKVVVGLGGPTQGVPREDGFNITVASEIMAILCLSTGLKDLKSSIANITIGYTRDRKPVTVADLKVEGALAMILKDAIKPNLVQSIEGTPALIHGGPFANIAHGCNSIIATETARKLADVVVTEAGFGSDLGAEKFMNIKARKAGFEPSAAVVVATVRALKMHGGVAKDDLKEENVEAVRDGLANLERHVKNIRSFGVEPVIALNAFVSDTKAEEQVVEDWAKENGVRIALTEVWEKGGKGGVALAKQVQEVLNEKHDFKHTYDLDLPIEEKIEKVVTSIYGGKKVTFTNAALKQLKQIKDNGWDNYPVCMAKTQYSFTDDKDRLGAPDDFEITIRELQAKTGAGFIVALTGAIMTMPGLPKKPAALNMDVTDDGHAKGLF, from the coding sequence TTGACTCATTTATCAGATTTAGACATAGCGAATCAAGCTACAATCCAACCTATCACAGAAATTGCTGAAAAAATCGGTATTCCTGAAGATGCCTTAGAACAATACGGGCATTATAAAGCGAAAATTGATATTAACAAGCTGAAAGACAATGGAGAGAAAGGTAAAGTTGTACTTGTAACGGCTATGAGTCCAACACCAGCAGGCGAGGGTAAATCTACAGTAACAGTAGGGTTGGCTGACGCATTTCATGAATTAGGCGAAAATGTCATGATGGCATTGCGTGAACCTGCGTTAGGTCCAGTATTCGGTATTAAAGGCGGCGCAACTGGCGGCGGCTATGCACAAGTATTGCCAATGGAAGATATCAACTTGCATTTTAACGGTGACTTCCATGCAATTACGACAGCAAACAATGCTTTAGCAGCATTTATTGATAACCATATTCATCAAGGTAACGAATTAGGCATTGATCAACGCCGTATCGAATGGAAACGTGTGCTTGATATGAATGACCGTGAATTAAGAAAGGTAGTTGTCGGGCTGGGCGGTCCTACACAAGGTGTACCAAGAGAAGACGGTTTCAATATCACAGTTGCTTCTGAAATTATGGCTATTTTATGCTTAAGTACTGGATTGAAAGATTTGAAATCAAGTATTGCCAATATTACTATCGGTTACACACGTGATCGCAAACCTGTCACTGTTGCAGATTTAAAAGTTGAAGGCGCGCTTGCCATGATCTTGAAAGATGCTATCAAACCTAACTTAGTACAATCTATTGAAGGTACACCAGCATTAATTCATGGCGGACCATTTGCTAATATCGCTCATGGCTGTAACTCAATTATTGCTACTGAAACTGCTCGCAAACTTGCAGATGTAGTAGTAACTGAAGCTGGTTTCGGTTCTGATTTAGGAGCTGAAAAATTCATGAATATCAAAGCACGTAAAGCTGGCTTTGAGCCAAGTGCTGCAGTCGTAGTTGCTACAGTTCGTGCATTGAAAATGCATGGCGGCGTAGCTAAAGATGATTTGAAAGAAGAAAATGTTGAAGCGGTAAGAGACGGTTTAGCAAACTTAGAAAGACATGTTAAAAATATCCGCTCATTCGGAGTAGAGCCTGTTATTGCTTTAAACGCTTTCGTTTCTGATACAAAAGCTGAAGAACAAGTTGTCGAAGATTGGGCAAAAGAAAACGGCGTGCGTATCGCTTTAACTGAAGTATGGGAAAAAGGCGGTAAAGGCGGCGTTGCTTTAGCAAAACAAGTTCAAGAAGTCTTGAATGAAAAACACGACTTCAAACATACTTATGATCTTGACTTGCCAATCGAAGAAAAAATCGAAAAAGTGGTTACAAGTATTTACGGTGGTAAAAAAGTAACCTTTACTAATGCTGCCTTAAAACAACTTAAACAAATTAAAGACAATGGATGGGATAACTATCCTGTTTGTATGGCTAAAACTCAATACTCATTTACTGATGATAAAGATCGTTTGGGTGCACCAGATGACTTTGAAATTACAATCAGAGAATTGCAAGCTAAAACAGGTGCAGGTTTCATTGTAGCTTTAACTGGCGCAATTATGACAATGCCTGGTCTTCCTAAGAAACCAGCAGCACTTAATATGGACGTTACTGACGACGGACATGCTAAAGGATTATTCTAA
- a CDS encoding acetoin utilization protein AcuC has product MSQNNKQTGYVYSNQLMQYRFSNDHPFNQMRLKLTTELLIDAGLLTADQIITPRIATDEELTLIHSYDYVNAIKHASHGILSPSEAKKYGLADEDTSQFKHMHQHSARIVGGALKLADMIVNDELQNGCHLGGGLHHALPGRANGFCIYNDVAITAKYLSKQYGLRVMVIDTDAHHGDGVQWSFYTENDILNYSIHETGKFLFPGSGHYTERGKEQGFSYSVNVPLEPYTEDESFIECFKKTVTPVVQSYQPDILLSVHGVDIHYLDPLTHMNCTLDALYEVPYYIKYLADTYTNGKVLMFGGGGYNIWRVVPRAWSHVFLSLMDMPIQHGDLPEEWISKWQHYAPLDLPTTWDDKRLDYMEIPRTAEISAKNLKHANQVASWF; this is encoded by the coding sequence ATGAGTCAAAATAATAAACAAACGGGGTATGTCTATTCTAATCAATTGATGCAGTATCGCTTCAGTAATGACCATCCATTTAATCAAATGCGCTTGAAATTAACTACAGAGTTATTAATTGATGCAGGATTATTAACAGCGGATCAAATCATTACGCCGCGGATAGCAACTGATGAAGAACTGACATTGATTCATTCCTATGATTATGTCAATGCAATCAAGCATGCTTCACATGGGATATTAAGTCCATCTGAAGCTAAGAAATATGGATTAGCAGACGAAGATACGTCACAATTCAAACACATGCATCAGCATAGCGCACGCATTGTTGGGGGTGCGTTGAAGCTTGCTGATATGATAGTTAATGATGAATTACAAAATGGCTGTCATTTAGGCGGTGGATTGCATCATGCATTGCCTGGCAGAGCAAATGGCTTTTGTATTTATAATGATGTTGCCATTACTGCTAAATATTTATCTAAACAATATGGCTTGCGTGTAATGGTCATTGATACAGATGCACATCATGGAGATGGTGTGCAATGGAGCTTCTATACAGAAAATGATATTCTCAATTATTCCATTCATGAAACAGGAAAATTTCTCTTCCCTGGTTCTGGACATTATACAGAGCGCGGAAAAGAACAAGGATTCAGTTATTCAGTGAATGTTCCTCTTGAGCCCTATACTGAAGATGAATCTTTTATCGAGTGTTTCAAAAAAACGGTTACACCAGTCGTTCAATCTTATCAACCTGATATATTATTGAGTGTACATGGTGTGGATATACATTATCTAGATCCGCTCACGCATATGAATTGTACTTTAGATGCTTTGTATGAAGTGCCCTATTATATTAAATACTTGGCAGATACGTATACAAATGGGAAAGTACTGATGTTCGGCGGAGGAGGCTATAATATTTGGCGTGTGGTTCCGCGAGCTTGGAGCCATGTTTTCTTAAGTTTAATGGATATGCCGATTCAACATGGTGATTTGCCAGAAGAATGGATTAGTAAATGGCAGCACTATGCTCCATTAGATTTACCGACCACTTGGGATGATAAACGTTTAGATTACATGGAAATTCCTCGAACTGCTGAAATTTCTGCTAAGAATTTAAAGCATGCGAATCAAGTGGCCAGCTGGTTTTAA
- a CDS encoding DUF948 domain-containing protein, giving the protein MDWILPVAGLIAALAFLVLVIGIVLVLVSVKKNLDYVAKTLDGIEGQVQGITRESTDLLHKANRLTEDIQDKVDRLNSVVDGVKGIGDSIQDLDGSVDRVTNSIAHNISQNEDKISQVIQWSNVAMEIADKWQYRKQQRESANYRG; this is encoded by the coding sequence ATGGACTGGATTTTACCTGTAGCAGGTCTAATTGCAGCTTTAGCATTTTTAGTTTTAGTAATCGGAATTGTGCTAGTCTTAGTATCTGTTAAGAAAAATTTAGACTATGTTGCTAAAACTCTTGACGGAATCGAAGGTCAAGTACAAGGGATTACTCGTGAATCAACAGACTTACTTCACAAAGCTAACCGCTTAACTGAAGATATTCAAGATAAAGTGGACCGCTTAAATTCTGTAGTTGATGGAGTAAAAGGCATCGGTGATTCTATCCAAGATTTAGATGGATCAGTGGACCGAGTAACAAACTCAATTGCACATAATATTTCTCAAAATGAAGACAAAATTTCACAAGTCATCCAATGGTCAAATGTTGCTATGGAAATTGCTGATAAATGGCAATATAGAAAGCAACAAAGAGAAAGTGCAAACTACAGAGGCTAA